A window from Gottschalkiaceae bacterium SANA encodes these proteins:
- the trmB gene encoding tRNA (guanosine(46)-N7)-methyltransferase TrmB, with protein sequence MRLKYVENGYEILEACQQIVTIRKASAEEVWSNLPTHQDLHLELGTGMGDFLFGMAEQYPNRFFVGFERDTKVLIRVAKKTEEFECMNYQFVHMDAGNALPHFPDHQIQGIYLNFSDPWPKNSHAKRRLTHHNFLREYQRLLALGGVLEMKTDNLGLFEYSLKQFQREEWILQRVERDLHQTELAEKNVETEYERKFRAKGQPIYFLRACPK encoded by the coding sequence ATGCGGTTAAAATATGTAGAAAACGGTTATGAAATTTTAGAAGCTTGTCAACAAATTGTTACCATTCGAAAGGCATCGGCCGAAGAGGTTTGGTCTAACTTGCCAACGCATCAAGACCTGCATCTTGAATTAGGCACAGGAATGGGAGACTTTTTGTTTGGTATGGCTGAACAATACCCAAATCGCTTTTTTGTCGGTTTTGAACGGGATACAAAGGTCCTGATTCGAGTTGCAAAAAAGACGGAAGAGTTTGAATGTATGAATTATCAATTTGTTCATATGGATGCAGGGAACGCACTACCCCACTTTCCTGATCATCAGATCCAAGGCATTTACTTAAATTTTTCCGATCCATGGCCAAAGAATTCTCATGCAAAACGGCGTTTGACTCATCACAACTTTTTGCGCGAATATCAACGGTTATTAGCTCTAGGCGGGGTTTTAGAAATGAAAACCGACAATCTGGGTCTTTTCGAATATTCCTTAAAGCAATTTCAAAGAGAAGAATGGATTCTTCAGCGAGTTGAACGGGATTTGCACCAAACAGAGCTTGCTGAAAAAAATGTAGAAACAGAATATGAAAGAAAATTTCGTGCTAAAGGACAGCCCATCTATTTTCTTCGCGCTTGTCCTAAATAG
- the sdaAA gene encoding L-serine ammonia-lyase, iron-sulfur-dependent, subunit alpha, with translation MNSAKEWLEKSMKTQGTLSESYLEEQSNKLGQTKEELLKEMKKRWAIMSNSAQKGLHGALQPLGGIIGGEAYKMREYQKRNQSYSGSALVDAMAYAFSTSEYNASMGKICAAPTAGSAGIVPAAILSAMNQYGYSEESCLRALFTAGGIGELIAKTATVSGAEGGCQAECGSAAAMAAGALVELSGGSAEMVFHAASIALKNVMGLVCDPIAGLVEAPCSKRNASGVANAMISADMALAGIESIIPFDEVIITMKEVGDSMDPDLRETGKGGLAATPTGKKIADRIFGRDE, from the coding sequence ATGAATTCTGCGAAGGAATGGTTAGAAAAATCAATGAAAACGCAAGGTACATTGTCTGAAAGCTATTTGGAAGAGCAATCGAATAAATTGGGTCAGACAAAAGAAGAATTGCTTAAGGAAATGAAAAAACGATGGGCGATTATGTCAAATTCTGCACAAAAGGGCCTACATGGCGCTCTTCAGCCATTGGGTGGAATTATTGGTGGAGAAGCCTATAAAATGAGAGAGTACCAGAAACGAAATCAATCGTATTCCGGTTCAGCTCTTGTTGATGCCATGGCATACGCATTTTCTACTTCGGAATATAATGCATCCATGGGGAAAATTTGTGCCGCCCCAACAGCGGGTTCTGCAGGAATCGTGCCGGCGGCAATTCTATCAGCTATGAACCAGTATGGATATTCGGAAGAATCGTGTCTACGTGCCTTGTTTACTGCAGGCGGGATTGGCGAGTTGATTGCCAAAACGGCAACGGTTTCTGGCGCGGAAGGTGGATGTCAGGCAGAATGTGGTTCTGCGGCAGCCATGGCAGCAGGTGCTTTGGTAGAATTGTCTGGTGGCAGTGCGGAAATGGTCTTTCATGCAGCATCCATTGCATTGAAAAATGTGATGGGTTTGGTTTGTGACCCAATTGCTGGACTTGTGGAGGCGCCTTGTTCAAAGCGAAATGCTTCGGGGGTGGCAAATGCCATGATCTCGGCGGATATGGCTTTGGCCGGAATTGAAAGTATCATTCCTTTTGATGAAGTGATTATAACGATGAAAGAGGTAGGGGATTCAATGGATCCGGATTTACGAGAAACGGGGAAAGGTGGCCTTGCCGCAACGCCTACAGGTAAAAAAATTGCAGATCGCATATTTGGAAGGGACGAGTAA
- the glgB gene encoding 1,4-alpha-glucan branching protein GlgB — MSFRWNNDLIFLFHEGRYFQAYEAFGAHITSEGIRFCIWVPDTNFVAVTGDFTQWSEEGIPMALVSPGSEIWQIIVPEAKVGDRYKYVIETKAGRKIWKMDPYGREVEVPPATASIVSAFSLSSSSENSNLVKQKRAGNSNQPINIYEIHIGSWRKMCDSYHSLGKVLPAYLVQLGYTHVEFMPVMHHPFGGSWGYQITGFYAVNAEWGSPQELRELVEACHQVGLAVIFDWVPGHFCKNEEGLSQLNGQDVYEAEEHLEWGTKRFQVSRPEVRSFLLSNAAYWFAFYDIDGIRVDGVASMLQPDKAYDCQAVDFFKNLNRMIFRRFPYAIMSAEDSTAFPHVTAPVHHGGLGFTYKWNMGWMNDTLQYISMSPQEKSKNHHQLTFSLVYAFEESYILPFSHDEVVHGKKTLLDRMSGEYEEMFNQLRVLYLYMMTHPGKKLSFMGNELAPFLEWRYYEELEWKMLAYDSHRSFYLYLSQLNHFYLKEKSLWEQDSSWEGFRWVDADNQEQSIFVYQRLAKDPENYNMVVINEGAGNYMEYRMGVPERLKYRLVFTSATYAHGLDQPLKKTMQASSRPWQNQPYSICLRLPSYTGLILKPVRKRRKKDVSNG, encoded by the coding sequence ATGTCGTTTCGTTGGAATAATGATTTGATTTTTCTTTTTCATGAAGGGCGATATTTTCAAGCCTATGAAGCCTTTGGTGCTCATATCACTTCAGAAGGGATACGATTTTGTATTTGGGTACCCGATACAAATTTTGTTGCAGTAACTGGAGATTTTACGCAATGGAGTGAAGAGGGCATCCCGATGGCGTTGGTAAGCCCTGGTTCAGAGATTTGGCAAATCATCGTGCCAGAAGCAAAGGTTGGAGATCGATACAAGTATGTGATTGAAACAAAAGCAGGAAGGAAAATCTGGAAAATGGATCCCTATGGCAGAGAAGTTGAAGTGCCTCCAGCCACAGCATCCATCGTGTCTGCATTTTCACTGTCGTCCAGTTCTGAAAATTCGAATTTGGTGAAACAAAAACGCGCCGGGAACAGCAATCAACCCATTAATATCTATGAGATTCATATTGGTTCATGGCGTAAAATGTGTGACTCTTATCATTCTTTAGGGAAAGTTTTGCCAGCGTATTTGGTTCAACTAGGATACACCCATGTTGAATTTATGCCGGTGATGCACCATCCTTTTGGCGGGTCATGGGGCTATCAAATTACTGGGTTTTATGCGGTAAACGCGGAGTGGGGTTCCCCTCAAGAATTAAGGGAACTTGTGGAAGCCTGTCATCAAGTTGGCCTTGCTGTGATTTTTGACTGGGTGCCGGGTCATTTTTGTAAAAATGAAGAAGGACTGTCTCAATTAAACGGTCAAGATGTTTATGAGGCGGAGGAGCATCTTGAGTGGGGGACTAAGCGATTTCAAGTGTCTAGACCAGAGGTGCGGAGTTTTCTTCTTTCCAATGCAGCATATTGGTTTGCCTTTTATGATATCGACGGAATTCGAGTTGATGGCGTTGCTAGTATGTTGCAGCCTGATAAAGCCTATGATTGCCAAGCCGTTGACTTCTTTAAGAATCTGAATCGTATGATATTCAGACGTTTTCCCTATGCCATTATGTCCGCTGAAGATTCAACTGCTTTTCCCCATGTAACGGCACCCGTGCATCATGGAGGATTGGGATTTACCTACAAATGGAATATGGGATGGATGAACGATACCTTGCAATATATATCTATGTCTCCACAGGAAAAATCAAAAAATCATCATCAATTAACCTTTTCACTGGTTTATGCATTTGAAGAATCGTATATACTTCCTTTCTCCCACGACGAGGTTGTCCATGGAAAAAAAACACTCTTGGATCGAATGTCCGGAGAATATGAGGAAATGTTTAACCAACTTCGTGTACTCTACCTGTACATGATGACGCATCCGGGTAAAAAATTAAGTTTTATGGGGAATGAGTTAGCGCCATTTTTAGAATGGCGTTATTACGAAGAGTTGGAGTGGAAGATGCTGGCATACGATTCCCATCGTTCCTTTTACCTCTACCTGAGTCAATTGAATCATTTTTACCTGAAGGAAAAATCGCTTTGGGAGCAGGATTCTTCATGGGAAGGATTTCGATGGGTTGACGCAGACAATCAGGAACAGTCGATATTTGTTTATCAGCGTCTGGCTAAAGATCCTGAAAACTATAACATGGTTGTAATCAACGAAGGAGCGGGCAATTATATGGAATACAGAATGGGGGTTCCTGAACGCTTGAAATACCGTTTGGTGTTTACCAGCGCTACCTACGCGCATGGGTTGGATCAACCGCTGAAGAAAACGATGCAGGCGAGTTCAAGGCCTTGGCAAAATCAGCCATATTCTATCTGTCTACGCTTGCCGTCGTACACGGGCTTGATCCTCAAGCCTGTTAGAAAAAGGAGAAAAAAAGATGTTTCAAACGGCTGA
- a CDS encoding YihY/virulence factor BrkB family protein, which translates to MGLSAQLTYYILLALFPFLYLLTSFSRFTSLTEETFVRSLADFLPHESFQIVYNIVQEITGTQSAGGFTAGFLVMIWLASRGTRAIMKGINRAYDEIPKRKFTRHIPTSLFFTVMILVLFIADAFFLLFASNALTWILTMVFRFNISETGFNFSVTLFSFVITFLNILLIYRFAPGHQPRLMRVLPGTTLTAVAWMISSKIFGVYVSQFAHYLSFYGSLWGLFALLIWMYLSSLILLLGAELNAELTPK; encoded by the coding sequence ATGGGTTTAAGTGCCCAGTTAACCTATTATATTCTTCTGGCACTTTTCCCTTTTCTTTATTTATTGACTTCTTTCAGCCGATTCACCTCGCTGACCGAAGAGACCTTTGTTCGATCACTGGCGGATTTTCTTCCTCATGAATCATTTCAAATCGTTTATAATATCGTGCAAGAAATTACAGGAACACAAAGTGCCGGTGGTTTTACAGCTGGTTTTCTCGTTATGATCTGGCTCGCCTCCCGAGGAACGAGAGCCATTATGAAGGGAATTAATCGTGCTTATGACGAGATTCCAAAACGAAAGTTCACTCGACATATTCCCACCTCCCTTTTTTTCACGGTAATGATTTTGGTTTTATTTATTGCGGATGCATTCTTTTTACTCTTCGCTTCCAACGCTTTGACTTGGATTCTCACCATGGTTTTCCGATTCAACATCAGCGAAACGGGTTTTAATTTTTCCGTTACCCTGTTCTCGTTTGTCATTACTTTTTTAAATATTCTTCTGATCTATCGATTTGCACCTGGTCACCAGCCGCGACTCATGCGTGTTTTACCTGGCACAACCCTAACGGCTGTGGCTTGGATGATCAGCTCCAAGATCTTTGGTGTCTATGTATCCCAGTTTGCTCACTATCTGTCATTCTACGGCAGTCTATGGGGTTTGTTCGCCCTTTTAATCTGGATGTATCTAAGCAGTTTGATTCTTCTTCTAGGTGCCGAGCTCAACGCAGAATTAACGCCAAAATAA
- a CDS encoding acyl-CoA dehydratase activase-related protein, producing the protein MEKVYSLGVDVGSTTIKYVLLDPQGIEVEKEYRRHRSDVRRTFMDMLRDLASRWSERDLRIYMTGSAGIGISSWLEIPFMQEVIASTRAIERTAPDTDVAIELGGEDAKITYLSHAVEQRMNGTCAGGTGAFIDQMASLMETDPKGLNDLAKEAKQIYPIASRCGVFAKSDVQPLLNEGVRREDIAASILQAIVTQTIGGLAQGRPIRGKVAFLGGPLTFLSELRVRFIETLRLTEPNVVHPADAQYFVAMGAAYGAEEDSDQPIFQLQKLTKKMTEQKDHFETATQTLDPLFQTEEDLVTFRKRHATNQVAKGELASYRGKAFLGIDSGSTTTKIALVGENHELLYSFYEVNQGSPLKTVIREVKKLYETLPETVVITGTGVTGYGEALIQKALHIDVGEVETIAHYRAARYFRPDVDFIIDIGGQDMKSLRIRDGMIDSIMLNEACSSGCGSFIQTFASALGVSVENFAKQALESKAPVDLGTRCTVFMNSRVKESQRQGATVSDISAGIAYSVVKNALYKVIRIHSPEDLGKSIVVQGGTFYNEAVLRAFELETGVEVIRPDIAGLMGAFGVALLAQDRCKSTGILTKEELSHFDYTHRTARCKGCSNNCLLTINKFNDKTSYISGNRCEKGLGLEKKKDPERNLSLYKYQRVFDYHRTKPVSRRERIGIPRVLNLYENYPFWYTLFDSLGFEVVLSHESNRKLYDLGLESIPSESVCYPAKIAHGHIEDLVNQGVSHIFYPSVPYNQQEDSIATNRFNCPVVASYPDVLKGSIEAFKDQVKFMHPYLSFDNPKALVTRLMDELSCFQVSKGAVKIAVDAAYMELDRYHKDIQKAGEHLLELLAKEGGRGIVLAGRPYHVDPEINHGIPDLVEGEGFAIFTEDSISHLGELKRPLTVHNQWTYHARLYRAAAYVASQPNLEMIQLTSFGCGLDAITTDEVKEILEYDGKTYTLLKIDEISNLGAARIRIRSLKAALEERKNQEKHVHIPKPLVKRTVFTEEMKKTHTILVPQMAPYHFDFIATILRNYGYKVVILPEIDYEAVTEGVKVVHNDACYPAVLTTGQFVRALKSGDYDLDRTAILMSQTGGGCRATNYISFIRKALRDLDMQQVPVISFNFKGLEGQPGFNLPSKAVMELLRAVIYGDLLMKCVCRTRPYEKEAGSVEVLYEAWNQKIQGELKKGQTYHRFQTLLKQIIADFDHIPLNDIHKPKVGIVGEILVKFHPTANNQVVKELEKEGAEVVVPELFNFLTYYMYSNIADHRYLGGGRKNRIISETVIQGLQMYTKSLRKALDASQRFSSSPSIYHKADLVKDLVSTANKMGEGWLLTAEMIELLQEGVPNIVCVQPFACLPNHISGKGLFKALRDAYPMANIVPIDYDPGTSEVNQINRIKLMMSIALRQGNQSFEVIS; encoded by the coding sequence ATGGAAAAAGTTTATTCATTGGGCGTTGACGTAGGGTCAACGACTATCAAATATGTATTGCTCGATCCCCAAGGGATTGAGGTGGAAAAAGAATATCGCCGACACCGATCGGATGTGAGGCGGACCTTTATGGATATGTTACGAGATCTAGCGAGTCGATGGTCAGAGAGAGACCTTCGAATCTATATGACGGGTTCAGCCGGAATTGGAATCTCTAGCTGGTTAGAGATTCCTTTTATGCAGGAGGTAATTGCTTCTACCCGCGCTATTGAGCGTACGGCGCCGGATACCGACGTTGCGATTGAATTGGGTGGTGAAGATGCTAAGATCACTTATCTTTCTCATGCAGTGGAGCAGAGGATGAATGGAACCTGTGCGGGTGGCACGGGTGCATTTATCGATCAAATGGCTTCCTTAATGGAAACGGATCCCAAGGGTCTAAACGATTTGGCAAAGGAAGCAAAGCAGATTTATCCCATCGCATCCCGCTGTGGTGTATTTGCGAAAAGTGATGTCCAACCCTTATTAAATGAAGGGGTAAGAAGAGAGGACATTGCAGCTTCGATTCTACAAGCAATTGTAACGCAAACAATTGGCGGGCTAGCTCAGGGAAGACCGATTAGAGGAAAAGTTGCTTTTTTAGGTGGACCCTTAACCTTTTTGTCGGAACTGAGAGTTCGCTTTATTGAAACCTTGCGCCTGACAGAGCCAAATGTTGTACACCCGGCTGATGCACAGTATTTTGTTGCCATGGGTGCCGCTTATGGCGCGGAGGAAGATTCGGATCAACCGATTTTTCAGCTTCAAAAATTGACAAAGAAGATGACGGAACAGAAGGATCATTTTGAAACAGCCACGCAGACCCTAGATCCATTGTTTCAAACAGAAGAGGATCTTGTTACATTTAGAAAGAGGCATGCAACGAATCAAGTAGCGAAAGGGGAACTTGCAAGCTATCGCGGCAAGGCTTTTCTTGGGATAGATTCTGGTTCTACGACCACAAAAATTGCTTTAGTCGGTGAAAATCATGAGCTGCTTTATTCATTTTATGAAGTAAATCAAGGCAGTCCATTGAAGACTGTAATACGAGAAGTAAAAAAATTGTATGAAACGCTTCCTGAAACTGTGGTGATTACGGGAACAGGAGTTACAGGCTATGGGGAAGCCTTAATACAAAAAGCATTGCATATTGATGTTGGAGAAGTGGAAACTATTGCACATTATCGCGCTGCGAGATATTTTCGTCCTGATGTCGATTTTATAATCGATATCGGCGGTCAGGATATGAAAAGTCTTCGTATCCGTGATGGTATGATTGATTCGATTATGCTAAATGAAGCCTGTTCATCTGGTTGTGGTTCCTTTATTCAAACCTTTGCCAGTGCTTTGGGTGTCTCAGTGGAAAACTTTGCAAAACAAGCCCTAGAATCTAAGGCTCCTGTTGATTTGGGCACACGATGTACTGTATTTATGAATTCACGCGTTAAAGAATCTCAACGCCAAGGTGCGACAGTTTCTGATATCTCAGCTGGCATTGCCTATTCAGTTGTGAAAAACGCCTTGTATAAAGTCATTCGAATTCACTCTCCAGAAGACTTAGGAAAATCAATCGTTGTTCAGGGTGGAACTTTCTATAACGAGGCTGTGCTTAGGGCCTTTGAACTGGAAACCGGTGTAGAAGTTATACGACCGGATATTGCGGGATTAATGGGTGCTTTTGGCGTTGCTTTGTTGGCGCAAGATCGATGCAAGTCAACCGGCATTCTAACCAAAGAAGAGCTTTCTCATTTTGACTATACCCATCGAACAGCACGTTGCAAAGGCTGTTCAAATAATTGCTTATTGACGATTAATAAATTCAATGACAAGACTTCTTATATCAGTGGAAATCGCTGTGAAAAAGGACTTGGACTTGAGAAAAAGAAGGATCCAGAACGGAATCTTTCTCTTTATAAGTATCAACGTGTGTTTGATTATCACAGAACAAAACCCGTTAGCAGACGAGAACGAATCGGGATCCCAAGGGTCTTAAATCTCTATGAAAACTATCCATTCTGGTATACCTTGTTTGATTCTTTGGGATTCGAAGTTGTTTTGTCTCACGAATCCAATCGCAAGTTGTATGATCTAGGTCTGGAAAGTATTCCATCAGAATCAGTTTGCTATCCTGCTAAGATTGCTCATGGCCATATTGAAGATCTGGTGAATCAAGGAGTCAGTCATATTTTTTATCCGTCTGTCCCTTATAATCAGCAGGAAGATTCGATCGCAACGAATCGATTTAATTGTCCTGTCGTTGCATCTTATCCAGACGTACTGAAAGGATCGATTGAAGCCTTTAAAGATCAAGTGAAATTTATGCATCCATATCTTTCTTTTGACAATCCAAAAGCTTTAGTGACTCGATTGATGGATGAGTTATCCTGTTTTCAAGTAAGCAAAGGCGCAGTGAAGATTGCAGTGGATGCAGCCTATATGGAATTGGATCGATACCACAAAGATATTCAAAAGGCAGGCGAACATTTATTGGAACTGCTTGCGAAAGAAGGTGGGCGCGGGATTGTTCTGGCTGGACGACCTTATCATGTGGATCCTGAAATCAATCACGGAATCCCAGATCTTGTTGAAGGAGAAGGGTTTGCGATATTTACGGAAGATTCTATTTCGCATCTGGGGGAATTGAAGCGGCCACTGACCGTTCACAATCAATGGACCTATCATGCGCGTCTCTATCGCGCAGCGGCTTATGTTGCAAGTCAACCGAACTTAGAGATGATTCAATTGACTTCTTTCGGATGTGGCCTGGACGCCATCACGACAGATGAAGTTAAGGAAATACTCGAGTACGATGGGAAGACCTATACACTCTTGAAGATTGATGAAATTTCAAATCTGGGAGCTGCAAGGATTCGGATTCGATCCTTGAAAGCCGCTCTCGAAGAAAGAAAAAATCAAGAAAAACACGTGCATATCCCTAAGCCTTTGGTAAAACGAACAGTCTTTACGGAAGAAATGAAGAAGACCCATACAATTCTCGTGCCGCAAATGGCACCCTATCATTTCGATTTTATTGCTACAATCTTACGGAATTACGGATATAAAGTTGTGATCTTGCCGGAAATTGATTATGAGGCCGTGACAGAAGGGGTAAAAGTTGTTCATAATGACGCCTGTTATCCCGCAGTTTTAACAACGGGTCAGTTTGTGCGCGCGCTAAAATCGGGAGACTATGACCTTGATCGAACCGCTATTTTAATGTCACAGACCGGGGGTGGCTGTCGAGCAACCAATTATATCTCCTTTATTCGAAAGGCATTAAGGGATTTGGATATGCAACAGGTACCGGTCATTTCATTTAACTTTAAAGGATTAGAAGGTCAACCAGGATTTAATCTGCCTTCTAAAGCGGTGATGGAATTATTGCGTGCTGTGATTTATGGTGATTTATTGATGAAGTGCGTATGTCGTACTCGTCCTTATGAAAAAGAAGCGGGAAGCGTCGAAGTCCTGTATGAAGCTTGGAATCAAAAAATTCAAGGAGAATTAAAGAAAGGCCAAACCTATCATCGATTTCAAACGCTATTAAAGCAAATTATCGCTGATTTTGATCATATTCCTTTGAATGATATTCATAAACCAAAGGTTGGAATCGTGGGTGAAATCCTGGTTAAATTCCATCCAACAGCGAACAATCAAGTTGTGAAGGAGTTGGAAAAAGAAGGCGCAGAAGTTGTTGTCCCTGAATTATTCAATTTCTTAACGTATTACATGTACAGTAATATTGCAGATCATCGTTACCTTGGTGGCGGAAGAAAAAATCGAATCATCAGTGAGACGGTCATTCAAGGTTTGCAAATGTATACAAAGTCTTTGCGTAAAGCATTAGATGCAAGTCAAAGATTCTCATCTTCTCCATCGATTTATCATAAGGCCGATCTGGTTAAGGATTTGGTGTCTACGGCGAATAAAATGGGGGAAGGCTGGTTATTAACAGCAGAAATGATAGAACTCCTTCAAGAAGGGGTGCCGAATATTGTTTGTGTTCAGCCGTTTGCTTGTTTGCCCAATCATATCTCCGGAAAAGGATTGTTTAAAGCACTTCGCGATGCCTACCCTATGGCTAACATCGTTCCCATTGATTATGATCCAGGGACAAGCGAGGTCAATCAAATTAATCGAATTAAATTAATGATGTCAATTGCCTTGCGACAGGGCAATCAAAGTTTTGAAGTGATTTCGTGA
- a CDS encoding acylphosphatase, translated as MKRVMIKAIGRVQGVGFRWFVKQTAEHYQVTGWVQNQWDGSVWMEVQGADKVLILFLQAIQHKHPYARVDSITSQDRSLVEDEEAFYIRG; from the coding sequence ATGAAACGTGTAATGATCAAAGCAATTGGGCGGGTGCAGGGCGTTGGTTTTCGATGGTTTGTCAAACAAACCGCCGAACACTATCAAGTAACCGGCTGGGTCCAAAATCAATGGGATGGCAGCGTCTGGATGGAAGTCCAGGGCGCGGATAAGGTGTTGATACTTTTTCTTCAAGCCATTCAACATAAGCATCCCTATGCGAGAGTGGATTCAATTACCTCACAAGATCGGAGCCTAGTTGAAGATGAAGAAGCCTTTTATATTCGAGGATAA
- the sdaAB gene encoding L-serine ammonia-lyase, iron-sulfur-dependent subunit beta: MVFDILGPIMIGPSSSHTAGAARLGKVARDLVEGEILSVTFGLHGSFAETYRGHGTDRALLAGVLGMGPDDERLGQSKQIARNRKLIYSYVAIDLGHVHPNSVKFIFVNDQHEVIRVTGSSLGGGQIVITQIDDFNVRITGSEPTLLIQHMDKPGVISTVSKVIADSGVNIADMRVRRTEKGKLASMIIETDESIPRGAIQILREFAWIQSVKQIDPQGEEKQ; encoded by the coding sequence ATGGTTTTTGATATTCTTGGTCCAATTATGATTGGCCCTTCGAGTTCTCATACAGCAGGTGCAGCACGACTTGGAAAGGTGGCTAGAGACCTTGTAGAGGGAGAGATACTTTCGGTAACCTTTGGACTTCATGGTTCCTTTGCCGAGACCTATCGAGGTCATGGCACAGACCGTGCACTATTAGCGGGAGTTTTGGGGATGGGGCCCGACGATGAACGGCTAGGACAATCTAAACAAATTGCCCGCAATCGAAAACTCATTTATTCTTATGTAGCGATCGACCTTGGACATGTACATCCGAATTCGGTTAAGTTTATTTTTGTGAATGATCAGCACGAAGTCATTCGTGTCACGGGGTCCTCCTTGGGCGGTGGTCAAATTGTGATTACGCAGATAGATGATTTTAATGTGCGAATTACTGGAAGTGAGCCAACCCTTTTGATTCAACACATGGACAAGCCGGGTGTAATTAGTACGGTTTCAAAGGTTATTGCTGACTCAGGTGTTAATATTGCTGATATGCGGGTTCGCAGAACAGAAAAAGGAAAGTTGGCATCCATGATTATTGAAACCGATGAATCGATCCCTAGGGGAGCCATTCAAATACTGCGTGAATTTGCTTGGATTCAGTCGGTGAAACAAATCGATCCGCAAGGGGAGGAAAAACAATGA
- a CDS encoding DUF4349 domain-containing protein — protein sequence MKKKISAILLFLVLILLIAGCSQSKDSEFTDSRNESMAAMEAPGMPAPEYDMAESVTSEEFSLNKNGDPLLDTTPLGQDERQKMTYSGSASIETETFDDTLLGLDQWIQEFDAMIASSRIEDHGSFDQPRRYASYTIRIPAENFQKAIQILQNQVQVRRLQLDSQDVTDHYFDLTARIESAQTHESRLLALVEKSTELKDVLALEQELNRIRYEIENNQGILRRLDSQVRYSTLYIDIQETKNVLPEPITFFDRVKNQIARAGQQIVDGLQGIILWAILWLPTLFILGLLFFILYRFTKRLVPIWKKKKDPLESDHK from the coding sequence ATGAAAAAGAAAATAAGTGCCATACTTTTATTCCTCGTGTTAATTTTATTGATCGCAGGTTGCAGCCAATCAAAAGATTCAGAATTTACTGATTCGCGTAATGAGTCCATGGCAGCAATGGAAGCGCCAGGAATGCCAGCCCCGGAATATGACATGGCTGAAAGTGTCACGTCGGAAGAATTTTCCCTCAACAAAAATGGGGATCCCCTTCTGGACACCACACCTTTGGGCCAAGATGAACGTCAAAAAATGACCTATTCAGGCTCCGCGTCCATCGAAACGGAAACCTTTGATGATACTCTCTTAGGGCTTGATCAATGGATCCAAGAATTCGATGCCATGATCGCCTCTTCACGCATTGAGGATCATGGGAGTTTTGATCAACCACGACGATATGCATCCTACACCATCAGAATCCCTGCTGAAAACTTTCAAAAGGCTATTCAAATCTTGCAAAATCAAGTACAAGTTCGTCGTTTGCAATTGGATTCTCAAGATGTTACAGATCATTACTTTGATTTAACCGCACGAATTGAAAGTGCACAGACCCACGAAAGCAGACTTTTAGCCCTTGTGGAAAAATCAACAGAACTAAAAGATGTTCTTGCTCTTGAACAAGAATTAAACAGAATTCGCTATGAAATTGAAAACAATCAAGGCATTCTTCGTCGTCTTGATTCACAAGTTCGATACAGTACCCTTTATATCGATATTCAAGAAACCAAGAATGTACTGCCTGAACCGATCACATTCTTTGATCGAGTCAAAAATCAAATTGCTAGGGCTGGTCAACAAATCGTCGACGGCCTTCAAGGGATCATTTTGTGGGCAATTCTTTGGTTACCGACCTTGTTTATTCTTGGACTCTTGTTCTTTATCCTATATCGTTTTACGAAACGATTGGTTCCCATTTGGAAAAAAAAGAAAGATCCACTAGAATCTGATCACAAATAA